In Bdellovibrio sp. GT3, one genomic interval encodes:
- a CDS encoding NAD(P)H-binding protein has protein sequence MKIAIAGASGFIGKALIAELKGAYSIVGLSRSHYTHSEEHSSCEWRNCDLFSLLDAEKALAGADVAIYLVHSMRPSAHLSQGSFEDFDLIVADNFLRAAEKNKVRKIIYVGGLIPQNQKQLSKHLQSRQEVENVFLKGSIPTTILRAALILGAGGSSFQIMTRLVQRLPVMLCPTWTSTPSQPVAVEDVLKSIRYCIDTPETDNKIYDLGGPDILSYRDMMLRVAELLGKRRHLIQVPFLTPYLSALWVRLVTRAPKDLINPLIESLRNPLMVRPDHQLNIPDHKFMGVDEALRSAIGNYREDQKPHAFKAPQSPKHEVRSVQRMPLPEGWTAKDVAEEYMKFLPVMQPGFMKVEVKDRWIYFCNAFPYFRLLVLEYSPERSWGHRELFYVRGGLFSKKSGRGRLEFREVLGGTACLAAIHDFRPRLPWYFYKVTQAYVHLWVMKQFARHLARPLEPRRKLG, from the coding sequence GTGAAGATTGCGATAGCCGGAGCCAGTGGATTTATTGGCAAGGCCCTGATTGCAGAACTTAAGGGTGCTTATTCGATTGTGGGCTTAAGTCGCTCACACTATACACATTCCGAAGAGCACTCCAGCTGCGAATGGCGCAATTGTGATTTGTTCAGTTTGCTGGATGCTGAAAAGGCTTTGGCCGGAGCGGATGTCGCCATTTATCTGGTTCACTCCATGCGACCCTCAGCCCATCTTTCCCAGGGATCCTTCGAGGATTTTGACCTGATCGTCGCGGATAACTTTCTAAGAGCCGCTGAAAAGAACAAAGTAAGAAAAATCATCTATGTCGGCGGCTTAATACCGCAGAATCAAAAACAGCTTTCCAAACATCTGCAAAGTCGGCAGGAAGTGGAAAATGTTTTTTTGAAAGGCAGCATTCCCACGACAATTCTGCGGGCGGCTTTGATTTTGGGAGCCGGTGGTTCGTCCTTTCAGATTATGACCCGCTTGGTGCAGCGTTTGCCGGTGATGCTTTGTCCAACATGGACTTCGACGCCCAGTCAGCCGGTGGCGGTCGAGGACGTCTTAAAAAGCATTCGCTATTGTATTGATACCCCTGAAACGGATAACAAGATTTATGATCTTGGTGGGCCCGATATTTTAAGTTACCGCGATATGATGTTAAGGGTCGCGGAACTGCTCGGGAAGCGCAGGCACTTAATTCAGGTGCCGTTTCTGACGCCGTATCTGTCAGCGTTGTGGGTGCGTTTGGTAACAAGGGCACCCAAAGATTTGATCAATCCCCTGATCGAAAGCTTGCGCAATCCATTGATGGTCCGCCCGGATCATCAACTAAATATTCCTGATCACAAATTCATGGGAGTTGATGAGGCTCTGCGCTCGGCAATTGGTAATTACCGCGAGGACCAAAAGCCCCATGCCTTTAAAGCTCCGCAAAGTCCGAAACATGAGGTTCGATCTGTGCAGCGCATGCCGCTCCCAGAGGGTTGGACCGCCAAGGATGTGGCCGAGGAGTACATGAAGTTTCTGCCGGTGATGCAGCCGGGATTTATGAAAGTGGAAGTTAAGGACCGCTGGATTTACTTCTGCAATGCATTTCCCTACTTCCGTTTGCTGGTTTTGGAATACTCACCAGAGCGCAGTTGGGGGCATCGGGAACTTTTCTATGTGCGGGGAGGCTTGTTTTCCAAGAAAAGTGGCCGAGGCCGCCTCGAGTTTCGCGAAGTTTTGGGGGGCACAGCGTGCCTGGCGGCAATACATGACTTCAGGCCGCGATTGCCCTGGTACTTCTATAAAGTGACGCAGGCCTATGTGCATCTTTGGGTGATGAAGCAATTTGCACGACATCTTGCACGTCCGCTTGAGCCGCGGCGCAAGTTAGGGTAA
- a CDS encoding RecQ family ATP-dependent DNA helicase — MNPVAPAITFDQFEPTLKKAFGLSQFRIGQQEIIAGILSGKDVLAVLPTGGGKSLCFQFPAVFTNKLVIVISPLIALMKDQVMSLQRKGIPSGCLYAGQTDQEKRQIFQDIEKGGTYLLYLSPERVQKEGFQRWIQNRSIAVFAIDEAHCVSQWGHDFREEYSQLELLKRLRPDIPVLALTASATPTVLADISINLKLKSPERRVHGFYRNNLYYQVEFCADEEAKAALLMQALRQAPEGRVIIYCGTRKVTEELAAKLQKRIEQVGYYHAGLSTAERTETQEAYERGALRILVATNAFGMGIDQPNVRLVVHYQMPANIDSLYQEMGRAGRDGLDSTCLMLYSKKDKGLQTYFITSSEAPKEIKNARWRNLDALVNYAEGGECRHAEILTYYKDAQRIERCGHCDTCLPHSERRISRPVAALKAPAKTKTRSKVSKTTVDMDGVVFDEAQEARFQLLKKWRKEKAKELDVPAFVVFGDLTLKHLAIQNPQSLDDLKNVHGIGEAKLAKFGWDIMAELGQ, encoded by the coding sequence ATGAACCCAGTTGCACCTGCGATAACTTTCGATCAATTTGAACCCACGCTGAAAAAGGCGTTTGGTTTATCTCAATTCCGGATCGGACAGCAGGAAATCATCGCGGGAATTTTATCCGGCAAGGATGTTCTGGCGGTGTTGCCGACAGGGGGAGGAAAGTCTTTGTGCTTTCAATTCCCGGCGGTGTTCACCAATAAGCTTGTAATCGTTATTTCGCCTTTGATCGCTTTGATGAAGGATCAAGTGATGTCCTTGCAAAGAAAAGGCATTCCCTCGGGTTGTCTGTATGCAGGTCAAACGGATCAGGAAAAACGTCAGATTTTTCAGGACATTGAAAAAGGTGGCACCTACCTGTTGTATCTTTCTCCGGAGAGAGTGCAAAAAGAAGGTTTTCAGCGTTGGATTCAGAATCGCTCGATTGCCGTATTCGCGATTGATGAAGCTCACTGTGTATCGCAATGGGGCCATGATTTCCGTGAAGAGTACAGTCAGTTGGAACTTCTAAAAAGACTGCGCCCGGATATTCCGGTGCTGGCGTTAACGGCCTCGGCGACGCCAACAGTGCTTGCAGATATCTCAATTAATTTGAAATTAAAAAGTCCTGAGCGTCGGGTTCACGGATTCTATCGCAACAATTTGTACTATCAGGTTGAGTTTTGTGCGGATGAAGAAGCCAAGGCGGCGTTGTTGATGCAAGCTCTTCGCCAAGCGCCGGAAGGGCGTGTGATCATTTACTGCGGAACCCGCAAAGTGACTGAAGAGCTGGCGGCGAAACTTCAAAAAAGGATCGAGCAAGTGGGTTACTATCATGCCGGTCTTTCAACAGCCGAGCGCACCGAAACTCAAGAGGCTTATGAACGCGGTGCTTTAAGAATTCTAGTGGCGACCAATGCCTTTGGAATGGGAATCGATCAGCCCAATGTGCGTTTGGTTGTGCATTACCAAATGCCGGCCAATATCGATTCGCTTTATCAGGAAATGGGACGTGCGGGTCGTGACGGCCTGGATTCAACCTGCTTGATGTTGTACTCCAAAAAAGACAAGGGACTGCAGACATACTTTATCACCAGCTCCGAAGCACCTAAGGAAATCAAGAACGCCCGTTGGCGCAATCTTGATGCCCTGGTGAATTATGCGGAGGGCGGTGAGTGCCGTCATGCCGAGATTTTAACTTACTACAAAGATGCGCAACGAATCGAACGATGTGGGCACTGTGATACATGCCTGCCTCACTCCGAGCGACGCATTTCTCGTCCAGTGGCGGCTTTGAAGGCTCCAGCGAAAACAAAAACACGCTCAAAAGTGTCAAAGACCACTGTCGATATGGATGGTGTGGTCTTTGATGAAGCACAAGAGGCGCGCTTTCAACTTCTTAAAAAATGGCGCAAAGAAAAAGCCAAGGAACTCGACGTTCCGGCCTTTGTGGTGTTTGGCGATTTGACTCTGAAGCACCTGGCAATCCAGAATCCCCAAAGTCTGGACGATCTTAAAAATGTTCATGGCATCGGCGAGGCAAAGCTGGCAAAATTTGGCTGGGACATTATGGCCGAGTTGGGTCAGTAG
- a CDS encoding VOC family protein, producing the protein MASNIFNWVELATDDISRAMTFYEKSFDLKFKTEEMGALKMAFFPAGDMKSYGASGALVKGPGYVPSTDGSLPYIPVKDIDASLKRVQDNGGRILASKKSIGQYGNIGIFEDTEGNRVGLHSM; encoded by the coding sequence ATGGCATCCAATATTTTCAATTGGGTTGAGCTTGCGACTGACGATATTTCACGCGCTATGACTTTCTATGAAAAGTCATTCGATCTAAAATTCAAAACAGAAGAGATGGGTGCCTTGAAGATGGCGTTCTTTCCGGCGGGGGATATGAAGTCCTATGGGGCTTCAGGTGCGTTGGTAAAGGGGCCGGGATATGTACCCTCCACGGATGGAAGTTTGCCATATATCCCGGTTAAAGACATCGATGCGTCTTTGAAGCGGGTGCAGGATAATGGCGGTCGAATCCTGGCATCGAAAAAGAGCATCGGGCAATACGGCAACATTGGTATTTTTGAAGACACCGAAGGCAACCGAGTGGGTTTGCATTCGATGTAA
- a CDS encoding cyclic nucleotide-binding domain-containing protein has translation MGRGQDKNTFLIVSGDPNRITAISDILNKHFNNCSVFHGSDWFATKYKIDNVRPKILFVDEYLPKGSGYDIVGKVLKEKNNNDIFIVMMSYVPDHDVFPHEVQSGRLSFLSEPNREWALLEVVSKIIAPKPIKEGSQYRLRNLDVGETLFKEGDTTEVVYIVKHGTLSAYSEATTGDRIRLGEIGPGEFVGEMGHFNHEPRSATVEAVTEVELIEIPMSSLDSVIFSKPSWAKALVKTLSLRLKRANKALTG, from the coding sequence ATGGGACGCGGCCAGGATAAAAACACGTTTTTGATCGTTAGTGGAGATCCCAACAGGATCACGGCTATCTCCGATATCCTTAACAAGCATTTCAATAACTGCTCGGTCTTTCATGGCAGTGATTGGTTCGCGACCAAATACAAGATAGACAATGTCAGACCCAAGATTCTATTTGTGGATGAGTATCTTCCCAAAGGCTCCGGTTATGACATTGTCGGTAAAGTTCTAAAAGAAAAGAATAACAACGATATATTCATAGTGATGATGTCCTATGTTCCAGATCATGATGTATTTCCGCATGAAGTTCAGTCAGGAAGACTGTCCTTCTTGTCGGAACCTAATCGCGAGTGGGCCTTGTTGGAAGTTGTTTCCAAAATCATCGCACCAAAGCCCATCAAGGAAGGTTCGCAGTATCGTCTGCGCAATTTGGATGTCGGCGAAACTTTGTTCAAGGAAGGCGACACCACGGAAGTTGTCTATATCGTGAAGCACGGAACGCTGAGCGCTTATTCCGAAGCCACAACAGGGGATCGCATCCGTCTGGGTGAAATCGGCCCCGGGGAGTTTGTGGGAGAGATGGGTCACTTTAATCACGAGCCTCGTTCGGCAACAGTGGAAGCTGTCACCGAGGTGGAGCTAATTGAAATTCCCATGAGCTCATTGGACAGTGTTATTTTCTCCAAGCCCAGCTGGGCCAAAGCCCTTGTGAAAACACTGTCGTTACGCCTGAAGCGCGCCAATAAAGCATTAACTGGATAA
- a CDS encoding ABC-F family ATP-binding cassette domain-containing protein, giving the protein MISTSNISLRFGGKKLFEDVNVKFTPGNCYGLIGANGAGKSTFLKILSKEIEPNTGEVIIPGGLRLSVLKQDHYAYDEFPVLKTVLMGNEVLYKVMTEKDELYAKADFSEADGHRASELEGIFAELNGWEAESEAGVMLAGLGIGDEFHHKLMKELNPGEKVKVLLAQALFGRPDILLLDEPTNHLDIYAINWLEEFLLNFDNTVIVISHDRHFLNKVCSHIADIDYGKVTTFTGNYDFWRQASELKQRMLSDQNKKSADKADELKAFIARFSANASKSAQASSRQKMLEKLEFNDLPASSRKSPFIGFDIKRDLGNDVLVVDKINKTWEGETVLKNVSFSLRKGDKVALMGRNDLAKTLLMEIIAGELAADSGTYTWGITTNRGYFPTDNSKYFQGSEPTLVDWLREFSEDKDESFLRGFLGKMLFSGTDALKQPTVLSGGEKVRCMFSKLMLSGANVLILDGPTNHLDLESITAVNEGLARFKGTVIFTCHDHELLQTVANRIIEINETVTYDNHIDYEGYVQATKKH; this is encoded by the coding sequence ATGATCAGCACCTCCAATATCAGCCTCCGCTTCGGTGGCAAAAAGCTTTTTGAAGACGTTAATGTGAAATTCACTCCGGGCAACTGTTACGGCCTGATCGGCGCCAATGGGGCCGGTAAATCCACATTCCTGAAAATCCTTTCCAAGGAAATCGAGCCTAATACCGGGGAAGTTATTATCCCAGGAGGCTTGCGCCTGTCTGTGCTTAAGCAGGATCACTATGCCTATGATGAGTTTCCGGTTCTAAAAACCGTCCTGATGGGTAACGAAGTTCTTTACAAAGTAATGACCGAGAAAGACGAGCTTTACGCGAAAGCTGATTTCTCTGAGGCTGACGGCCATCGCGCCTCTGAGCTTGAAGGTATCTTTGCTGAACTTAATGGCTGGGAAGCTGAATCCGAAGCTGGTGTTATGCTTGCGGGTTTGGGAATTGGTGACGAGTTCCATCACAAATTGATGAAGGAACTAAATCCCGGCGAGAAGGTTAAAGTCCTTTTGGCTCAGGCTCTTTTCGGTCGTCCTGACATTCTTCTTCTGGATGAGCCGACGAATCACTTGGACATCTATGCGATCAACTGGCTTGAGGAATTCCTTTTGAATTTTGATAACACAGTCATCGTGATTTCGCATGACCGTCACTTCCTGAACAAAGTCTGCTCGCACATTGCGGATATCGACTACGGTAAAGTGACGACTTTCACTGGTAACTACGATTTCTGGCGCCAAGCCAGCGAATTAAAACAGCGCATGCTTTCTGATCAGAATAAGAAAAGTGCTGACAAGGCGGATGAGCTTAAAGCCTTCATCGCGCGCTTTAGCGCCAACGCTTCAAAATCCGCACAAGCCTCTTCCCGTCAAAAGATGTTGGAAAAGCTTGAGTTCAATGACTTGCCAGCCTCTTCACGCAAATCCCCGTTTATTGGTTTTGATATCAAACGCGACTTGGGTAACGACGTGTTGGTGGTTGATAAGATCAACAAAACTTGGGAGGGCGAAACGGTTCTTAAGAACGTCAGCTTCTCTTTAAGAAAAGGCGACAAGGTTGCCCTGATGGGCCGCAATGACCTTGCCAAGACTTTGCTAATGGAAATTATCGCAGGCGAGCTGGCTGCGGATTCTGGAACTTACACCTGGGGTATCACTACAAACCGTGGTTACTTCCCTACAGACAATTCCAAGTACTTCCAAGGCTCTGAACCAACTCTGGTTGATTGGCTGCGTGAGTTCTCTGAAGACAAAGACGAAAGCTTCTTGCGTGGCTTCTTGGGTAAAATGCTGTTCTCTGGAACAGACGCCCTGAAACAACCGACAGTGCTTTCCGGGGGCGAGAAGGTTCGCTGCATGTTCTCTAAACTGATGCTTTCAGGTGCCAATGTCCTAATCCTGGATGGTCCGACGAATCACTTGGATTTGGAAAGCATCACGGCTGTGAATGAAGGTTTGGCGCGCTTTAAAGGTACCGTGATCTTTACGTGCCACGACCATGAGCTGTTGCAAACTGTGGCCAACAGAATCATCGAGATCAATGAGACTGTCACTTACGACAATCACATTGATTACGAAGGTTACGTTCAGGCGACAAAGAAGCACTAG
- a CDS encoding DUF4423 domain-containing protein, giving the protein MDITIKSLLMQELAKRQTRNSSYSLRAFARDLGVGSTTLSDVMGERRSLSKTNLEKVMERLLLSPLERELLWAEYRQGSTKIEIDKDLLLKEDTFRMISDWYYMAIMNLAQIPTNKAHPQWIAKRLGIKEAEAEDALERLFRLELLKKSRNRLVRTTKPILLKDVPSAAIRKYHNQNLHLAEQSLHRDSIDTRLFNSMTMAVNPKKIPEVTDILLKTRKKIEDLLQDGPLSEVYTLSFLLFPLTKLENSAEEQNV; this is encoded by the coding sequence ATGGATATCACTATAAAAAGTCTATTGATGCAGGAACTGGCGAAGCGGCAAACCCGGAATTCGTCGTATTCATTACGGGCTTTCGCGCGTGATCTGGGAGTTGGTTCGACCACATTGTCAGATGTAATGGGTGAAAGAAGATCTCTTTCGAAGACGAACTTGGAGAAAGTGATGGAACGCCTGTTACTATCTCCATTAGAGAGAGAGCTGTTGTGGGCAGAGTACAGACAAGGCTCCACAAAAATTGAAATAGATAAGGACTTGTTGCTGAAGGAAGATACCTTCCGAATGATTTCTGATTGGTATTATATGGCAATAATGAATCTGGCGCAGATACCTACCAATAAAGCACATCCTCAATGGATTGCAAAACGCCTGGGGATTAAGGAAGCAGAGGCGGAGGACGCACTAGAGCGTTTATTCAGGTTGGAGCTTTTGAAAAAAAGTCGCAATCGCTTGGTTAGAACAACGAAACCCATACTATTGAAAGATGTCCCGTCAGCTGCAATACGCAAGTACCACAACCAGAATTTGCACTTAGCAGAGCAATCACTCCATAGGGATTCGATCGATACACGCTTGTTCAACTCGATGACTATGGCGGTAAATCCCAAGAAAATCCCTGAGGTGACTGATATCTTATTAAAAACTCGAAAAAAGATCGAGGATCTGCTACAAGACGGGCCGTTATCTGAGGTTTACACACTCTCGTTTCTATTATTTCCGTTAACGAAGCTTGAGAACTCTGCGGAGGAGCAAAATGTTTAA
- a CDS encoding L,D-transpeptidase translates to MKTSHHITCFSLSLLLLVGNYAQAEESTYIDDDRIPNMLEDIDPFDPNVEQVLDHYDKIYEQETGKSAHINTVMDDILGPFAGCRRNACAVWAQVVKSSQRMYLYVNGSLRGSWKVSTGMKGYGTPNFDRHPNGRIYDRYTSSKYPEGDYNGLGNMPYAVFITGGYALHGTPRGNWPKLGTPASHGCIRMHPDNGYTFNRLVRSYGISRVWITVQ, encoded by the coding sequence ATGAAAACAAGCCATCACATAACATGTTTTAGCCTTTCCCTGCTGTTACTAGTGGGGAATTATGCGCAAGCGGAAGAGTCCACATACATCGATGATGACCGCATTCCTAACATGCTCGAAGATATCGACCCCTTTGATCCCAATGTTGAACAAGTGCTGGATCATTACGATAAAATCTATGAACAAGAGACCGGGAAATCCGCTCACATCAATACTGTGATGGATGACATCCTTGGACCTTTTGCAGGTTGCCGACGTAACGCTTGTGCCGTTTGGGCCCAGGTTGTGAAAAGCTCACAGCGCATGTACCTTTACGTGAACGGAAGTTTACGAGGTTCATGGAAGGTTTCGACCGGTATGAAGGGGTACGGGACACCAAATTTTGATCGCCATCCAAACGGTCGCATCTACGATCGCTATACTTCTTCAAAATATCCAGAAGGTGACTACAACGGACTCGGCAATATGCCATACGCGGTGTTTATCACTGGTGGCTATGCCTTACACGGCACTCCACGTGGCAATTGGCCTAAGCTAGGTACACCAGCATCTCATGGTTGCATCCGTATGCACCCAGATAATGGGTATACCTTCAACCGCCTGGTAAGATCCTATGGCATCAGCCGGGTTTGGATAACTGTACAGTGA
- a CDS encoding chloride channel protein has product MAEHELSRKRQVLFIYSITCLIGVAMVFVAKALLMMIQLCTNLFYFQEFSFHERSPENHTLGIISVIIPVLGGLIVGVMARWGSKAIRGHGIPEAMENILERDSRIPRRITLLKPLSSAIAIGSGGPFGAEGPIIATGGALGSWIGQILPVSSYERKILLASGAAAGMAAIFGTPLSAVMIAIELLLFEFRAKSFVPVALATVIAATLRGVFIGNESFFQMPALGETSPIQLVVFLLFGAVMGLLCIVVTKSIYWIEDAFEKLPIHWMWWPALGGIAVGVIGLVEPRSLGVGYGNISMSLGGSLTIGAAVSILVWKFLSWAIALGSGTSGGTLAPLLTLGSAFGFIVGSGLSLMFPEWGIDPHAMALVGMAALFAGSARALLTAVIFALEGTKQPLGLVPLLGCCSIAYIVSSLLMKNSIMTEKIVRRGLQVPHEYYPPARKTQE; this is encoded by the coding sequence ATGGCAGAACACGAGCTCAGCAGAAAACGTCAGGTTCTTTTTATATACTCAATCACCTGTTTAATTGGCGTGGCGATGGTGTTTGTCGCAAAAGCGCTACTCATGATGATTCAGCTTTGCACTAATTTATTCTACTTTCAGGAATTCTCCTTTCATGAGCGCTCTCCGGAAAACCACACACTTGGGATAATTTCAGTCATCATTCCGGTTCTGGGAGGGTTGATTGTCGGAGTCATGGCGCGCTGGGGTTCAAAAGCCATTCGCGGACACGGAATTCCTGAAGCCATGGAAAATATTCTGGAGCGCGACAGTCGCATTCCGCGCAGAATAACTTTGCTAAAACCCTTGTCTTCAGCCATTGCCATCGGATCCGGCGGTCCGTTTGGTGCCGAAGGACCGATCATCGCAACTGGTGGAGCCCTGGGGTCATGGATTGGGCAAATCCTTCCAGTCAGCTCCTATGAAAGAAAGATTTTACTGGCATCCGGTGCGGCTGCGGGGATGGCTGCCATCTTTGGAACCCCACTGTCGGCTGTGATGATTGCCATTGAACTTTTGCTATTTGAGTTCCGCGCCAAATCCTTTGTCCCCGTCGCCTTGGCAACAGTGATTGCTGCCACACTTCGCGGAGTCTTCATAGGCAACGAATCCTTCTTTCAAATGCCAGCTCTAGGTGAAACATCGCCAATCCAACTCGTGGTCTTTTTGCTGTTTGGCGCCGTCATGGGGCTTTTGTGTATAGTTGTGACGAAGTCCATTTACTGGATTGAGGATGCGTTTGAAAAATTACCGATACACTGGATGTGGTGGCCCGCGCTGGGTGGTATCGCCGTGGGTGTGATCGGTTTGGTTGAGCCGCGAAGTCTTGGGGTTGGTTATGGGAATATCTCCATGAGCCTTGGCGGCAGCCTGACAATCGGCGCAGCCGTCAGTATTTTGGTTTGGAAATTTCTTTCCTGGGCAATTGCTCTGGGAAGCGGAACATCCGGAGGCACGCTCGCTCCGCTTCTGACCTTGGGTTCCGCATTCGGATTTATTGTTGGCAGTGGCTTAAGCCTGATGTTTCCAGAATGGGGCATTGATCCGCACGCGATGGCCTTGGTCGGCATGGCGGCGCTTTTTGCGGGTTCTGCGCGGGCACTTTTGACTGCCGTTATCTTTGCATTGGAAGGAACCAAACAACCACTTGGCCTGGTGCCCCTGTTAGGCTGCTGTTCAATTGCCTACATTGTGTCTTCGCTATTGATGAAAAATTCCATTATGACCGAGAAGATTGTACGTCGTGGCCTGCAGGTCCCGCACGAATACTATCCTCCTGCGCGAAAAACGCAGGAGTAG
- a CDS encoding CoA-binding protein: protein MNVAENEIKSVMDKYRKFAVYGLSPDPTKPSHYVPLYMRDHGWEMVGTYPKPHEANGFTIYKSLTEIPKEYRKFIDVFRASEKIPEVVDEAIALGGVEVLWLQLGIHHAAAEAKAEKAGIKVVSNRCLIIEHKKWF from the coding sequence ATGAACGTAGCTGAAAATGAAATCAAATCCGTCATGGATAAGTACAGAAAATTTGCGGTCTATGGGTTAAGCCCTGATCCGACGAAACCCAGTCACTATGTCCCGCTTTATATGCGTGATCATGGGTGGGAAATGGTGGGCACTTATCCCAAACCTCACGAGGCCAACGGATTTACAATCTACAAATCCCTGACCGAGATCCCCAAAGAGTATCGAAAGTTCATTGATGTCTTCAGAGCCTCGGAGAAAATTCCGGAAGTGGTGGATGAGGCGATTGCCCTTGGGGGTGTTGAAGTTTTGTGGTTGCAGCTGGGAATTCATCACGCTGCGGCCGAGGCAAAAGCAGAAAAGGCAGGGATCAAAGTGGTCTCCAATCGCTGCCTTATTATCGAACACAAGAAATGGTTCTAG
- a CDS encoding SRPBCC family protein: MVKKILIGFLVVFVLFLGYVATRSGTFRYENSTVINASADKIFPYLSNFKMGGQWSPYEQVDPDMKKTFSGEDGQVGSIMDFEGNSEAGSGRLEMKDIKPNEFVAIKLTMTKPMNAEQMVEYKLTPEGDGTRFTWTMYGDGGFMTKLMTVLIDCEAMFRGQMEKGFENLKKVVEAPTATPPTPGQ, translated from the coding sequence ATGGTTAAAAAAATTCTGATAGGTTTTCTGGTAGTGTTTGTCCTGTTCCTGGGATATGTGGCAACTCGCAGTGGTACGTTCCGCTATGAAAACAGCACCGTTATTAATGCGTCAGCGGACAAGATCTTTCCTTACTTGAGTAATTTCAAAATGGGCGGTCAGTGGAGTCCTTATGAGCAAGTGGACCCTGATATGAAGAAGACTTTCTCCGGAGAAGATGGGCAAGTCGGATCCATCATGGATTTTGAGGGTAACAGTGAGGCGGGTTCCGGGCGTCTGGAAATGAAAGATATCAAGCCTAACGAATTCGTGGCGATAAAATTGACTATGACGAAACCAATGAATGCCGAGCAAATGGTTGAGTATAAACTAACACCCGAAGGTGACGGCACACGATTTACATGGACGATGTACGGTGATGGCGGGTTTATGACCAAGTTAATGACTGTGCTGATTGACTGTGAGGCGATGTTTAGAGGTCAGATGGAAAAAGGCTTCGAGAACCTGAAGAAAGTTGTAGAAGCGCCAACCGCGACGCCTCCAACTCCGGGCCAGTAG
- a CDS encoding LysR family transcriptional regulator encodes MTIDQLETLEMIVEKGSFKSAAEHLHKTQPSLSVAIKKLEEEFNLRLFNREEYRPKLTPEGLVFYNWAKQCLFSFRELQTVGIELGSKKVEPYLTVVLDPLVRFEAIEGVFQETVLSKYPTEMTFRTEIMSGGLNSLLSEEADFAISTKSEENDNVESVAFDRIEMVPVLAKSLAKSLPDLSYKSLKPFPQIVVLQQGDKTNLLKRDRKGVVADSKKSYVTDHALKHKMIMSGFGWGRLPLNEIEKELKKESLLLIEDEQVKPFSLDLHIMRLKHKPMGPVARAVWAQLLKNCIAVQAKKSPRTK; translated from the coding sequence ATGACCATAGATCAGCTGGAAACACTTGAAATGATTGTGGAAAAAGGAAGTTTTAAATCGGCAGCCGAACATCTCCATAAAACCCAACCCAGCCTGAGTGTTGCAATTAAGAAGCTGGAAGAGGAATTCAACCTGCGACTTTTTAATCGCGAAGAGTACAGACCCAAGCTTACACCAGAAGGACTTGTCTTCTACAACTGGGCAAAACAATGTCTTTTTTCATTTCGTGAATTGCAGACAGTGGGAATCGAATTGGGTTCCAAGAAAGTGGAACCGTATTTGACGGTGGTATTGGATCCTTTGGTGCGCTTTGAGGCGATTGAAGGTGTGTTTCAGGAAACCGTTCTTAGTAAGTATCCGACTGAAATGACTTTTCGCACAGAGATTATGAGTGGTGGATTGAATTCTTTGTTGTCAGAGGAAGCTGACTTTGCGATTTCAACCAAATCCGAAGAAAACGACAATGTCGAGAGTGTTGCATTTGACAGAATTGAGATGGTTCCGGTGCTTGCAAAGTCCTTGGCTAAATCATTGCCGGATCTTTCCTATAAATCCTTAAAACCATTCCCGCAGATTGTGGTTCTTCAACAAGGGGATAAAACCAACTTGCTGAAACGCGATCGCAAGGGTGTGGTTGCTGATTCCAAGAAAAGCTATGTCACTGATCATGCATTAAAGCATAAAATGATCATGAGTGGATTTGGTTGGGGGCGCCTGCCACTGAACGAGATTGAAAAGGAATTGAAAAAAGAAAGCCTGTTGCTGATCGAGGACGAGCAGGTAAAGCCTTTCTCTTTGGATTTGCATATTATGCGCCTAAAGCACAAACCAATGGGGCCGGTGGCTCGTGCTGTGTGGGCTCAACTACTGAAGAATTGCATTGCTGTACAAGCCAAAAAAAGTCCGCGCACTAAGTGA